The following proteins are encoded in a genomic region of Candidatus Hydrogenedentota bacterium:
- a CDS encoding uridine kinase (functions in pyrimidine salvage; pyrimidine ribonucleoside kinase; phosphorylates nucleosides or dinucleosides to make UMP or CMP using ATP or GTP as the donor) yields the protein MELIKVASIAGPSCSGKTTLARALAAHWGAEAACIVPLDAYYRDLSALTLEERVRCNFDEPAAFDWPLLETHLD from the coding sequence ATGGAATTAATCAAGGTAGCATCAATCGCCGGCCCATCGTGCTCAGGCAAGACAACCTTGGCGCGTGCTCTGGCCGCGCATTGGGGCGCGGAGGCCGCCTGCATCGTTCCGCTTGATGCGTATTATCGCGACTTGTCGGCGCTGACGCTGGAAGAACGGGTGCGCTGCAACTTTGACGAACCCGCAGCGTTCGACTGGCCGTTGCTCGAAACCCACCTCGAT